The sequence CCTTCATTAGACCGTCACCTCATCCTTCAAATTTAGTATTATGTAGCTGTTCCGTTTCATCTTAACATCGTGACAGTTAGGCAGCAAGCCCCTCTCTAATACAATAACACCGCCGATTCAGATCACTTCGACGAAGTGTCTTGCTTTGGCTTTAGGTTGATAATTAAGCCCTGCTGTATTCCTGCAGCATATAGCTTCTCTAAGGGTATGCCCATCCCCCTTCGTAAGCCTCATATTCAGAGCTGAAAGATATTCCTCCAAGCCAACCGGAAACATTCTTGAACACTAGTTCCCCTAGACAAGCCTTGGACGACAAACTCACCGTTAAAGACATCGAGGTAGCCTGCAATTCCTTCTGATTAATGCTCCGCAGCGTGGTCTCCAGGACAGCCCGTTGAACTTTATTATAGTTCTGAAACATCATATCCCTCCAAAGTAGGCGGATTAAATTAAATTCAAGCTAGAACGATCATTCTAGTCTTAACTTGCTTAATGCCGCTTGTCAATCTGTCAGCAGCAGGTATAGTGGTATGGTAGACTTTACTGCTGGACAAGATATATTGATCTATCTCGCATACCCAATAAGTTAGTATGAAGATGAAAGGATGATAAATTCCAGTGATAGGATTAAGCCCCCGAAAAATAAAGAAATCTCATTCTAATTCACTCAATATAGCTTCAGTTCTACTATGTTCACTACTCATAAGTGGATGTAGTGGCACGAATGTGCAAGCTGTCACAACGGCAGCTCCAACTGCTACTATGGAGGCTACGCCGGTGCAAACGGATGCTTCATCACCCACACCCCCAGCAACTGAGTCGCCAACTAGTGTTGCTACACCCATTCCCACCCAAAAGGGTGATTCGCTAGCACAAACAATAGCCGGGATGACTCTGGAAGAAAAGCTCGGACAAATGCTCCTTGTAGGCATTGACGGTACAGTCCTGGATGCCAACGCAAAGAAGATGATCACCCAAGACAAAGTTGGTGGAATCATCCTCTATGCTGCCAATATTAAGGATCTTAAGGGTATGGTCAGTCTGGTGAATTCCTTGAAAAAAAGTAATTCCACAAATCCGGTGCCACTCTTTATGAGTGTCGATCAGGAAGGTGGAAAAGTCAGCCGGATGCCCGCCGAATTTGCCAAGATTCCCTCAAACGGTGTTGTTGGGGCGTCCAATAATACCGCTGCTGCCAAGACAATGGGCACACTGCTCGCCAGAGAGATCCGCTCCGCAGGCTTTAATATGAACTTTGCTCCCGTGTTAGACATTAACAGCAATCCTGACAATCCCGTCATCGGGGACCGCTCGTTCGGAAGCTCGGCCAGCAAGGTCATCAAGCTGGGGATTGCCGAAATGCAGGGCATTGAGAGCGAAGGCATTGTGCCAGTTGTAAAGCATTTCCCTGGACATGGCGACACTTCTGTCGATTCCCATCTTGAACTGCCTGTGGTGAACAAAACTGCGGCCCAACTAGCCAAGCTGGAGTGGCTCCCTTTTCAAGCAGCCATTAAAGCAGATGCGGACGCCGTAATGGTTGCTCATATTTTGTTCCCTAAGCTCGATCTGAACAAACCAGCTTCATTATCTGACGTTATTATCGGGAAGCAACTCCGTGGAGATATGGGCTTCAAGGGTGTCGTGATTACGGACGATCTGACCATGGGGGCAATCACCAAACACTTTAATCTGGGCAATGCAGCAGTCGATACCGTTCAAGCAGGCAGCGACATTCTGCTCATCGCACATGAATATGATAATGAGCAGATCGTCCTTAAAGCACTGCAACAAAGCGTGAAGAAAGGTGAGATTACAGAATCACGGATCGATGAGAGCGTCCACCGGATTTTAGCCTTAAAGCATAAATATAACTTAAGTGACAATCCCGTTCCTGTACCGGAAATCACCAAACTAAATAGTGATATTAAAGCTTGGCGCAAGAGTGTTGCAAGATGAAACGGCTTCGCCGTCCTTTATATGGACGGCACCCGTTTCTTCGAGAAATATAAGGATAAATTATTGCGTGAAACATATAATTTCTTATATTGTGAAATAGAACTTGCCCTTA comes from Paenibacillus sp. 19GGS1-52 and encodes:
- the nagZ gene encoding beta-N-acetylhexosaminidase, with the protein product MQAVTTAAPTATMEATPVQTDASSPTPPATESPTSVATPIPTQKGDSLAQTIAGMTLEEKLGQMLLVGIDGTVLDANAKKMITQDKVGGIILYAANIKDLKGMVSLVNSLKKSNSTNPVPLFMSVDQEGGKVSRMPAEFAKIPSNGVVGASNNTAAAKTMGTLLAREIRSAGFNMNFAPVLDINSNPDNPVIGDRSFGSSASKVIKLGIAEMQGIESEGIVPVVKHFPGHGDTSVDSHLELPVVNKTAAQLAKLEWLPFQAAIKADADAVMVAHILFPKLDLNKPASLSDVIIGKQLRGDMGFKGVVITDDLTMGAITKHFNLGNAAVDTVQAGSDILLIAHEYDNEQIVLKALQQSVKKGEITESRIDESVHRILALKHKYNLSDNPVPVPEITKLNSDIKAWRKSVAR